From Candidatus Hydrogenedentota bacterium, one genomic window encodes:
- a CDS encoding nucleoside hydrolase — MLLNAAGGVAPERVNLKPADPVKLIFDTDIGNDVDDALALGVIHALQSRGECELVAVTITKDHELCAAFVDAVNTFYGRGGIPIGVTNSGVTPEDSKFLALARAQDNGTLRYPHGLASGKDAPGAVTVLRQALAAQPDNSVAIAQVGFSTNLARLLDSPPDAVSPLSGRDLAATKVRVLSIMAGAFAPIDGKEHREYNVVMDIPSAQKLVREWPTPIVYSGYEIGAAITYPADSIEQDFSYIEHHPLAEAYQLYMPTPHERPTWDLTSVLWAVRPERGYFRLSPPGRAIVNENGVTTFQETPDGKHRYLIVDEMQAVRIREALSLLSSQPPHKR; from the coding sequence ATGTTGTTGAATGCCGCGGGCGGCGTGGCCCCCGAGCGGGTCAATCTGAAGCCGGCCGACCCGGTTAAGCTCATTTTTGACACGGATATCGGCAATGACGTGGACGACGCCCTCGCCCTCGGCGTGATCCATGCCCTCCAGAGCCGCGGCGAATGCGAACTCGTGGCCGTCACCATCACCAAGGATCATGAGCTATGCGCGGCGTTCGTCGATGCGGTCAACACGTTCTATGGGCGCGGCGGGATTCCCATCGGCGTGACGAACAGCGGCGTGACGCCCGAGGACAGCAAGTTCCTGGCACTGGCGCGCGCCCAGGACAACGGCACGCTCCGCTATCCCCACGGTCTGGCGAGCGGGAAAGACGCACCCGGCGCCGTGACGGTTCTCCGGCAGGCGCTCGCCGCTCAGCCCGACAACTCGGTAGCCATCGCGCAGGTCGGGTTCTCGACCAATCTCGCGCGGCTTCTTGACTCGCCGCCCGACGCTGTTTCGCCGTTGAGCGGGCGCGACTTGGCGGCGACCAAGGTGCGCGTGCTGTCGATCATGGCGGGAGCGTTCGCGCCTATTGACGGCAAGGAACACCGCGAGTACAACGTCGTGATGGACATTCCGTCCGCGCAGAAACTGGTGCGGGAGTGGCCCACGCCCATCGTGTACAGCGGCTACGAGATTGGCGCCGCCATCACGTATCCCGCGGACAGCATCGAGCAGGATTTCAGTTACATAGAGCATCACCCGCTGGCCGAAGCGTACCAGCTGTACATGCCCACTCCGCACGAGCGGCCAACGTGGGACCTCACCAGCGTGTTGTGGGCCGTGCGCCCCGAGCGCGGTTATTTTCGCCTGTCGCCTCCGGGCCGCGCAATCGTCAACGAAAACGGCGTCACCACTTTCCAAGAAACCCCGGACGGGAAACACCGCTACCTGATAGTCGACGAGATGCAGGCCGTGCGCATCCGCGAAGCGCTGTCCCTGCTCTCGAGTCAGCCGCCCCACAAGCGGTAG